In Dehalococcoidia bacterium, the genomic stretch GAGAGGGCATCGGAAATGCAAAGGGAAGCGGCGAGCCCAAACGGCTCAATTATAGTGCTTTGATCATATTGCCAAAGATGATACTACGTGCTACAGTACTATAATTTGGAGGTGAAACTATGAAGAAAATTATCATCTTGCTGCTTACAAGTATCCTCATTAGTATACTTGTCTCTGCGTGTGACGGGAATGATGGTCTTGGCCCGCAAGACAATACCCACACCCCAGCACAGGTAGAGGACACACCTCTCACAGAAGAAGAAATCTACGCTAACCTTTTGGCTAGAGCTGAGGGATTGGCTGAAGCATACGTCTCAGGGGATTACATGGAAGCTATTAGCTTCATGTATCCGAGAATAGTGGACATGGCGGGTGGGAGTAATGACGTGGCCGAGTCTCTCAAACAAGCGATTAAAGAAGACCAACTAGCTTTTCTCGCAATGAGTGCGGAAGACCCTATGGAGATCATTGAGAGTGGGGAGCGACTTTTTGTGATCGTTCCTATAGTAATGGAGGCACAGGACTTGGATGGAACGATGCTTATACGGTCCTTTCAGATAGGGGTCTCAGAGGATGGGGGAAATCAATGGTGGTTTATGGACAGTACAGGGATCGGGCCGAACCGGGAAATGTTCATTCTGATGTTCGGGGATCGGATTGATCAACTGGAGATACCAGAACCTGAGTTGCTGGAGTCCTATTGAGCGACTGGGAGACTATACCACCCCTTCAGAGCCTATCGGTTCAGATGTACTCTCTAAACCTTCTTTGTATAAACCAGAGTGGTGCTCTCCTCAGTCTTCACTGCATATAGATGCTTTGGGCTCGATATTAGGTGAATTGTATCATCCTGTGCCTGCCCTGAAGTTTTGATCTGCCGAATAGCTTCGTAAAGCCAGTTTGGGCATCCTGGAAGCGCATCGTCATTCCCTTTCATGAATAACTTCCAATGGAACTTCTTTGCATCCCAGATAGACGCCGGAATTGTTGTCTGAGTATTCATCATAGTTCCTCCTTTGGGTTATCAGGTTCGAGTTGTGTGGCCGGGGCGAGTTTCCCGGTGTCTCCTGCCGTTGGGCCATCAAAGGTCTTGCGATAATTCTCAATCGCTCTTTCTTGGCTTACCCACTGACTGTAATGGTCGGTCATCGCCAGAGACGAATGGCCCAGCAGGACACGTAGGCACAGAGGGTCTCCGCCATTCATGAGATAGTTGCAGGCAAATGTGTGCCGAAAGCAATGCAGACCCCGAGACTCTACGCCTGCCCTTTTACATACTCGTTGCACCATTTTATAGGTTCCAGAATATGAGAGTCTATCCATATGCTCAGACTCGAATCCGTAAGTAGTCATGAGATCGTGACAAACCCCATTGAATGGGATAACACGTTCCTTTGATCCTTTACCATGCACTTTAACGATCTTTCTCCTCACGTCTATGTCTGCGGTAGCAGTATCACTCAATTCGGTGGCTCTCAATCCGGTGTTGGCATACATGGCGATAATGATCTTATCTCTAGTATTACCACAGGCAGTAATCATCCTGGATACTTCTTCGTCACTGTAAATGGTGATAACACCTTTGGGTGTTTTCGGTGCGTTAACCTTATCCATCGGATTAGCTTTCACAAGACCCTCGGAATAAGCCCAGGAATAAAAGGACTTCAAGGCTACCCAATAATTTCTCAATCGGAATTTCGAGATGTTCCTGCGTGATTGCGCAACTATAAACAACTCGCAATGCTCTTTTGTTACAGCAGTTACTCGATGCGCTTGCAGATAGTCCACAAAATCAAACAAACAACGCTTGTAATCCCGAAGTGTTTTCTTCTTTAGGCCCTCAGATAATTTTGATGTTTCATATCTCTCGATCAACATACCAACATCCGCTAAAGTATATTTTCGACGGTGGCCCATACCTGCTATAATAGAACGGTTGTGCTCCAAAAGGCAGAGGGAAATAAGTACTAGGGCACCGTCTTGAAAACCGTTGGATGGCTTATGCTATCCCGTGGGTTCGAATCCCACTCCCTCCGCCAACATAAAGGAGGTTGTTATAGTGAAGGCCCATGAATACCAAGCAAAGAGCCTCTTCGCCGAATTCGGCATCCCGATCCCCAGGGGAAAGGTGGCCAACACACCCGAGGAAGCCAGAGCCATCGCCGCAGAAATCAAAGGAAAGGTCGTATTAAAAGCCCAGGTCCATGCAGGCGGCCGAGGCAAGGCCGGAGGAATCAAGATCGCCAATTCGCCGGATGAGGCAGCCAATCTTGCCTCAACACTGCTCGGCAAGAAGCTGATCACCCACCAGACCGGCCCGGAAGGAGTGCCGATCAACTCCATTCTGGTCGAAGAAGCGCTGGAGACCGAGCGCGAGCTTTACATGAGCATCATTATCGATGCAGCCACTGGCATGCCGGTGATCATGGCCAGCCAGGCAGGCGGCATGGATATTGAAGAGGTTGCCAGCAAAACACCGGAGAAGATCATCCGAACCCACATCAATCCCGGTATGCTGGGATTCCAGTCCTTCATGGCCCGGCAAATCGCTTTTGGACTAAACCTCAAACCCGATCAAGTCAAGCAGGCTGTCCCCCTGATCACCGGACTCTATCGCCTCTTCATCGCCAAGGATTGCTCATTGGCAGAGATCAACCCGCTGGTCGTCACCAAAGACGGTCGGGTGCTTGCTCTGGATGCAAAGCTCAACTTTGACGACAACGCACTGTATCGACGCAAGGACATTGATGCCCTGCGCGATACTTCACAAGAAGACCCTCTGGAAGTGGAGGCCAAGGCTAAAGGCATCGACAATTATGTCAAGCTAGACGGCAACATCGGAAATCTGGTGAACGGTGCAGGACTGGCAATGGCCGTTTTGGATACCCTCAAACTGGCTGGCGGCAATCCGGCCAATTTCCTGGATATCGGCACCATTAATGATCCCAATCGGGTGATCACTGCTTTGAAGATTATCACCGCAGATAAGGATGTGAAAGCCGTTCTGATCAATATCTTCGGCGGAATGACGAGAGTGGACGTGATTGCCAGCGGAATCGTAGAAGCCTTCAAGGTCATCGATATCAAAGTCCCATTCGTAGTCCGGCTGGCGGGCACCAATCTTGCCGAAGGGGAACGTATACTGGATCAATCCGGGTTAAATCTGATCAGGGCAAAAACCTTCCGCGAGGCAGCCGAGAAGGCAGTAGCTGCCGCTGCGGGAAAGTCTTCTAACTAAGAGGAGTATTGTAATGAGCATACTGATCAATGAAAACACCAGACTATGCATACAGGGCATTACGGGCGGTGAGGGAACTTTCCACGCTCGCGCCTGCATTGAATACGGCACGAAGATTGTGGCCGGTATGACCCCAAACAAGGGTGGCACACTCTGGGAAAACAAGGTGCCGGTGTTCAATACCATGCAGCAGGCCGTTAAGGAAACTGGAGCCAACGCCAGCATGATCTTCGTCCCCGCTCCGGCCGCCGCCGATGCTATTTTTGAAGCGGCCGATGCTGGCATCGCCACCATCGTATGTATCACTGAAGGCATACCCACCATCGACATGATGGCGGTCAAAAACTATCTCAAGGGCAAGAATATACGCCTCGTCGGGCCAAACTGCCCCGGCGTAATCTCGCCTGGTA encodes the following:
- a CDS encoding tyrosine-type recombinase/integrase, which translates into the protein MDKVNAPKTPKGVITIYSDEEVSRMITACGNTRDKIIIAMYANTGLRATELSDTATADIDVRRKIVKVHGKGSKERVIPFNGVCHDLMTTYGFESEHMDRLSYSGTYKMVQRVCKRAGVESRGLHCFRHTFACNYLMNGGDPLCLRVLLGHSSLAMTDHYSQWVSQERAIENYRKTFDGPTAGDTGKLAPATQLEPDNPKEEL
- the sucC gene encoding ADP-forming succinate--CoA ligase subunit beta: MKAHEYQAKSLFAEFGIPIPRGKVANTPEEARAIAAEIKGKVVLKAQVHAGGRGKAGGIKIANSPDEAANLASTLLGKKLITHQTGPEGVPINSILVEEALETERELYMSIIIDAATGMPVIMASQAGGMDIEEVASKTPEKIIRTHINPGMLGFQSFMARQIAFGLNLKPDQVKQAVPLITGLYRLFIAKDCSLAEINPLVVTKDGRVLALDAKLNFDDNALYRRKDIDALRDTSQEDPLEVEAKAKGIDNYVKLDGNIGNLVNGAGLAMAVLDTLKLAGGNPANFLDIGTINDPNRVITALKIITADKDVKAVLINIFGGMTRVDVIASGIVEAFKVIDIKVPFVVRLAGTNLAEGERILDQSGLNLIRAKTFREAAEKAVAAAAGKSSN